A genome region from Cucumis sativus cultivar 9930 chromosome 4, Cucumber_9930_V3, whole genome shotgun sequence includes the following:
- the LOC116403333 gene encoding DNA topoisomerase 3-alpha-like, producing the protein MSSSSSIIEDAISSVFGLDQSYVRGLGFGVTRSKSVTTNTRHKCLLLDWVVSGEIIVEGRWSSNDPSILVSHVPLGPNVVRVWVDTVKIPNFFLWRRTSDIIVIDNVVGTTIAWLMDEAKLSNTIAKKAPATAPPTIIPRLTLAAPFPSGGGGGGLGPGLFVGTFPSGGGDGGDEVGGEIGPSFGGAVGGELGDDGGGDVGGEAGGWLGGDDGGVEAGGGVAGGGVAGGGVAGGGVAGGGVAGGGVAGGGDAAGGGVDGGGTAGWKVAEPEQHLELEPYKKWQIRLKTLQIGNPFSFSLPNKR; encoded by the exons ATGTCTTCTTCGAGTAGTATAATTGAAGATGCAATTAGTAGTGTTTTCGGTCTCGATCAAAGCTATGTAAGAGGATTAGGATTTGGTGTGACTCGATCGAAG AGTGTTACTACCAACACTCGCCATAAGTGTTTGCTACTAGATTGGGTTGTTTCAGGAGAAATCATTGTTGAAGGTAGATGGTCTTCCAATGATCCATCAATTCTTGTTTCCCATGTTCCTCTTGGCCCTAATGTAGTTCGGGTGTGGGTTGATACAGTGAAAATACCAAATTTCTTCTTATGGAGACGTACCTctgacattattgttattgacaATGTTGTGGGCACTACTATAGCATGGCTGATGGATGAAGCCAAACTAt CAAATACCATTGCCAAGAAAGCTCCGGCCACGGCACCACCCACCATCATTCCCCGGCTAACGCTTGCCGCCCCATTTCCTTCCGGTGGGGGTGGCGGTGGGCTTGGTCCAGGGCTGTTTGTTGGGACATTCCCTTCTGGTGGTGGTGATGGAGGAGATGAAGTCGGAGGTGAGATTGGACCCTCCTTTGGTGGCGCTGTTGGAGGCGAGCTAGGTGATGATGGTGGTGGAGATGTAGGAGGTGAAGCTGGGGGCTGGCTAGGAGGTGATGATGGTGGGGTCGAAGCAGGTGGTGGGGTGGCTGGAGGAGGAGTAGCCGGTGGTGGGGTTGCTGGAGGAGGAGTAGCCGGTGGTGGGGTTGCTGGAGGAGGAGTGGCGGGAGGTGGGGATGCTGCCGGGGGAGGAGTAGACGGGGGAGGGACGGCGGGGTGGAAGGTGGCTGAGCCGGAGCAGCACCTGGAGCTTGAGCCATACAAGAAGTGGCAAATAAGGCTAAAAACATTACAAATTGGAAACccattttcattctctctACCAAACAAAAGATAG